A genomic window from Triticum urartu cultivar G1812 chromosome 7, Tu2.1, whole genome shotgun sequence includes:
- the LOC125520993 gene encoding uncharacterized protein LOC125520993, with protein sequence MPPKRTKKIQSHSSNQGKQQEQQGKQEKKGPTPRWRQQSEARVRKNKQHSMKDVKVFKIDVNATQEQFDQFTEDRINHMRNVASAFVNGAPVTPPYIKDCVTYHIVRLTDTVGKGPSVDILIQEYNLYMIGFRATRTNADDGGGWFHFAGEVMPKFMTSLPITYSSSYSMGSLQIRLGFGVLDEIRIILLGFTVQNRLDKTSERLLSLSIAPYMLSETVRLQNARNDAGRYILHKIREVLPLVNQWADISHVAFDYVISLNSKVLERAAKTYNLRLCLELEGPVFTYELRLLVGPEGYLRVLLYDEDYVASLIEKREKDNPPSQTLEIRNLDIQGESFKYSELQEELWKQCCRFGNVVSLDADEDHNVIAQFSHPKAADEAKIFFDGSIIGGRVVEAVFSPSRR encoded by the exons ATGCCACCAAAGAGAACCAAGAAAATTCAATCACACTCATCAAATCAAGGGAAGCAGCAGGAGCAGCAGGGTAAGCAGGAGAAGAAGGGGCCGACACCCCGATGGAGACAACAATCAGAAGCGCGGGTCCGCAAAAACAAACAGCACTCCATGAAG GACGTCAAGGTTTTCaaaattgatgtcaatgcaacaCAGGAACAATTTGACCAGTTTACCGAAGACCGAATCAACCACATGCGCAACGTTGCTTCAGCATTTGTTAATGGCGCACCCGTGACACCCCCGTATATCAAGGATTGCGTCACGTATCACATTGTGAGACTGACTGATACGGTGGGTAAAGGCCCTTCCGTGGACATTCTCATCCAAGAATACAATCTCTACATGATAGGTTTTAGGGCAACAAGAACAAATGCTGATGACGGTGGGGGATGGTTTCACTTTGCTGGtgaagtcatgccgaaattcatgACATCTCTCCCCATCACCTATTCATCCAGTTACAGCATGGGATC GTTGCAGATCAGGTTGGGGTTTGGTGTCCTTGATGAGATTCGCATCATCCTTTTGGGCTTCACTGTCCAAAACAGATTGGACAAAACAAGCGAGAGACTACTGAGCCTATCCATTGCCCCTTACATGTTGAGTGAGACCGTGAGGCTTCAAAATGCTCGAAATGATGCAGGACGATACATTTTGCATAAAATAAGGGAAGTTCTCCCGTTGGTAAACCAATGGGCTGATATATCTCATGTTGCATTCGACTACGTGATTTCCCTAAACAGCAAAGTTCTAGAGAGAGCTGCGAAGACATACAACCTACGTCTTTGCTTAGAGCTAGAGGGACCTGTTTTTACTTATGAACTGAGGTTGCTCGTGGGGCCCGAGGGATATCTCCGTGTGCTGTTATATGATGAAGACTATGTAGCATCTCTGATAGAGAAGCGCGAAAAAGACAACCCACCGAGCCAAACACTTGAGATCAGAAACTTG GATATTCAAGGTGAATCTTTCAAATATTCAGAGCTGCAAGAAGAACTATGGAAACAGTGCTGCAGATTTGGGAATGTTGTTTCTCTAGATGCCGATGAAGATCATAATGTAATTGCGCAATTTTCTCACCCAAAAGCAGCAGACGAAGCCAAGATCTTTTTTGATGGGAGCATTATCGGTGGGAGAGTGGTGGAGGCGGTATTTTCTCCTTCTCGAAGATAA
- the LOC125520994 gene encoding uncharacterized protein LOC125520994: MLCHTTPSDVLGLHPPAPRAGAGNRFSGRRGASTSSRRPGFSAPDGAQPLSIRTASPDRVRRRSPAWLGWASLTGRPEICRGWGADSSRREKRTCLPDTAGFGDVVLCFAGMLPQGRAGASSARGPAARRACRAKATARAPGRPLCFVAGLVRGRGGGGARMKAKPLDERGATGSSDVRWMRRVPDQPYIRSGRRSRGFCYLRAAVRWMATRARDHGGDTRRRKVPFPHGYGCEPPSGVLLHGTAGQPENLLALSTRPIRPSCTPPRPTASSLRRPIRSPIPLRWPTEQPPAARMSLRAAPGFTLAEPRGGRGGGCRVWRRPEISGVPARPCVKFTVRPRSACRLQGARGRRVRVCHGHGTPRSRPASPWRRPDVGDRKPRAKLLA, encoded by the coding sequence ATGCTCTGCCACACCACCCCTTCCGATGTTCTAGGCCTTCATCCGCCGGCGCCGCGGGCCGGGGCGGGGAACAGATTTTCAGGACGCCGCGGGGCTTCAACCTCGAGCCGGCGTCCTGGCTTCTCGGCCCCTGACGGTGCGCAACCGCTTTCCATTCGAACGGCGTCTCCAGATCGTGTTCGGCGGCGCTCACCGGCGTGGCTGGGATGGGCGTCGCTGACGGGCCGCCCAGAAATCTGCCGAGGATGGGGAGCTGACTCGTCCCGGAGGGAGAAGAGAACATGCCTGCCGGACACGGCCGGCTTCGGCGATGTGGTGCTCTGCTTCGCCGGCATGCTGCCGCAAGGCAGAGCTGGGGCTTCTTCAGCGCGAGGcccggcggcgcggcgggcgtgCCGAGCAAAGGCGACGGCGCGCGCTCCTGGCAGGCCGCTCTGCTTCGTCGCCGGCTTGGTCCGtgggcgtggcggcggcggtgcgcgCATGAAGGCGAAGCCGCTGGATGAGCGTGGGGCGACCGGATCCTCCGATGTACGGTGGATGAGACGGGTGCCAGATCAACCGTACATCAGATCGGGAAGGCGGAGCCGCGGCTTTTGTTACTTGCGCGCGGCCGTTCGTTGGATGGCGACACGCGCGCGCGATCACGGTGGCGACACGCGCCGTAGGAAGGTCCCATTCCCACACGGATACGGGTGCGAGCCGCCTAGTGGAGTACTCCTACACGGCACGGCTGGGCAACCGGAAAATCTCCTTGCCCTTTCGACCAGGCCCATCCGTCCATCCTGTACTCCGCCGAGACCCACAGCCTCCTCGCTCCGGCGGCCGATCCGTTCGCCGATCCCGCTCCGCTGGCCCACCGAGCAACCGCCGGCGGCACGCATGTCCCTCCGCGCCGCGCCGGGGTTTACGCTTGCTGAGCCGCGCGGCGGGCGGGGAGGAGGCTGCCGCGTTTGGCGGCGCCCTGAAATTTCCGGCGTCCCGGCGCGGCCCTGCGTCAAATTCACAGTCCGCCCTCGATCTGCCTGCCGTCTCCAAGGCGCGCGAGGCCGCCGTGTCCGTGTGTGTCACGGGCACGGCACCCCGAGATCCCGACCGGCTTCGCCTTGGCGGCGGCCAGATGTGGGAGACAGGAAGCCTCGAGCCAAGCTACTGGCGTGA